A window of Polyodon spathula isolate WHYD16114869_AA chromosome 30, ASM1765450v1, whole genome shotgun sequence contains these coding sequences:
- the LOC121302625 gene encoding sarcolipin — protein sequence MDRSAQELFLNFMIVLITVLLMWLLVKSYME from the coding sequence ATGGATCGATCCGCACAAGAACTCTTCCTGAACTTCATGATCGTCTTGATTACTGTGCTGCTCATGTGGCTCCTTGTGAAATCCTACATGGAGTAA
- the kbtbd3 gene encoding kelch repeat and BTB domain-containing protein 3, producing MADMENMCDPIRRAVCNGVAENNNVVLVAEDHGRQILNILQNFREENLFFDFRILVKDETILCHRCVLAACSDFFRAMFEVNMRERDAGSVTMNNLSPKAIRAFLDFAYTGKTEITEENVEMFFQLSSFLQVAVLSKACSGFLIKTINLTNCLQLLSLSEGYGSTSLYDHALDFVVQHFHSLTKSSDFLEMNVEILKKCLKVDKLNVPDEETVLKVLLQWTKHDLENRQKLLPHLIKLIRLHQMPKETLEDFSRSESLLASNRECTETIREVTQSLQELSGIFNDARPSTTDKYIFVHKTEENGKIQHAFCYNIETDHWKELPKTHIVDLSGSSFASFGEKLFVTGGCKGNCCRAVRVHIAESFHDATDETWCYCPVQNDLFLVPPMKKPRTMHTSVTALNNVYVIGGKTRGPRNTKSLLDIEVYNPLSREWKSVDPLPRGIYYPEACACESVIYVLGSELETSDIFNPSLDCFFRYNASTDQWSELVAEFGQFFHATLVKAVPVNNTLYICDLSTYKVYSFCPETCVWKGEGSFECAGFNAGAIGIADKIYILGGDYAPDEITDEVQVYHSNRSEWEEVSPMPRALTEFHCNVIQFNRYRDPWKSNP from the exons ATGGCAGACATGGAAAACATGTGTGATCCAATCAGAAGGGCAGTTTGCAATGGAGTAGCTGAGAATAACAACGTTGTTTTGGTTGCTGAGGATCACGGTCGTCAGATTCTGAATATCCTTCAAAATTTCAGAGAAGAGAATCTCTTTTTTGATTTCAGAATACTTGTAAAGGATGAAACCATCCTGTGCCACCGATGTGTCTTGGCGGCCTGCAGTGATTTCTTCAG GGCCATGTTTGAAGTGAACATGAGAGAACGAGATGCCGGGAGTGTGACGATGAACAACTTGTCCCCGAAAGCCATAAGGGCCTTTCTGGATTTTGCGTACACAGGAAAAACAGAGATCACAGAAGAAAATGTTGAGATGTTCTTTCAGCTTTCCTCCTTTCTGCAGGTTGCCGTCCTTTCTAAAGCATGCAGTGGTTTTCTTATCAAAACTATTAACCTCACAAACTGCCTGCAGCTGCTCTCCCTATCAGAGGGCTATGGTTCTACCAGTTTGTATGATCACGCCCTGGATTTTGTGGTGCAGCACTTTCACTCGCTAACAAAATCATCTGATTTCCTGGAGATGAATGTTGAGATCCTTAAAAAATGTCTCAAAGTAGACAAACTCAACGTTCCGGATGAAGAAACTGTCCTTAAAGTCCTTCTCCAGTGGACGAAGCACGATCTGGAGAACCGGCAAAAACTCCTTCCCCACCTGATCAAGCTCATAAGATTGCATCAAATGCCCAAAGAGACTTTAGAGGACTTCTCACGATCAGAGAGTCTGCTGGCCAGCAATAGGGAGTGCACTGAGACTATTAGAGAGGTAACTCAAAGCCTTCAGGAGCTCAGCGGAATTTTTAATGATGCCCGACCCTCTACAACTGACAAGTATATTTTTGTCCACAAGACCGAAGAGAATGGAAAAATTCAGCACGCCTTCTGCTACAATATTGAAACCGACCACTGGAAAGAGCTACCTAAGACTCATATCGTTGATCTCTCTGGTTCCAGTTTTGCCAGCTTTGGTGAAAAGCTCTTTGTGACCGGTGGTTGCAAAGGGAATTGCTGCAGGGCTGTGCGGGTGCATATTGCTGAATCTTTCCACGATGCCACAGACGAGACCTGGTGCTACTGCCCAGTCCAGAATGACTTATTTTTGGTCCCCCCGATGAAGAAACCTCGAACAATGCACACGTCTGTCACAGCTTTAAATAACGTCTACGTCATTGGCGGAAAGACTCGAGGACCACGGAACACCAAAAGCCTGTTAGACATAGAGGTTTACAACCCTCTCAGTAGAGAATGGAAGTCAGTGGATCCTCTGCCGAGAGGTATTTACTATCCAGAAGCTTGTGCCTGCGAAAGTGTCATCTATGTTCTGGGTTCTGAACTGGAAACGTCTGATATCTTCAATCCATCGCTGGACTGTTTCTTCAGGTACAATGCCAGTACGGATCAGTGGTCTGAGCTGGTTGCCGAATTTGGGCAGTTCTTTCATGCCACCTTAGTCAAAGCCGTGCCAGTAAACAACACCTTGTACATATGTGATTTGTCCACTTACAAGGTGTACAGCTTCTGCCCGGAAACGTGTGTGTGGAAGGGGGAAGGGTCTTTTGAATGTGCCGGCTTCAATGCAGGAGCCATTGGAATTGCAGACAAAATCTACATACTAGGAGGGGACTACGCACCAGATGAAATAACAGACGAAGTACAAGTGTATCACAGCAACCGGTCGGAATGGGAGGAAGTCTCCCCAATGCCAAGAGCTTTAACAGAGTTTCATTGTAACGTGATACAGTTTAACAGGTATAGAGACCCATGGAAATCAAATccataa